A genomic window from Sphingomonas taxi includes:
- a CDS encoding M24 family metallopeptidase, translated as MTIGGSTAAAQLAILAPWSDPAPVIGAGERSDRLARARAATAASGAAALLVTAGASLRYFTGVGWSPTERLVALLLPVAGEPIVICPAFERGSLVAELEIAADIRLWEEDADPVALVVDALPAGATLALDPLLPFAVARRLGATLTVTDGAGIIDGLRMIKSPAELALMAQAKAMTLEVHRRTARILAPGIRASEVKRFIDDAHRALGAPGYTFCAVQFGTATAFPHGLPGDQALADDQLVLVDTGCAIHGYQSDITRTYAFGRVDDDIRATWALEKEAQAAAFAAVRPGVPCEAVDAAARAVLERAGLGPDYRLPGLPHRTGHGIGLSIHEPAYLVRGDTTPLAPGMCFSNEPMIVVPERYGIRLEDHFHVTEDGAAWFTEPQPSIDRPFDPESLTP; from the coding sequence ATGACCATCGGCGGATCGACCGCAGCGGCGCAACTCGCCATCCTTGCCCCCTGGAGCGACCCGGCGCCGGTGATCGGCGCCGGCGAGCGCAGCGACCGCCTCGCCCGCGCCCGCGCCGCGACCGCGGCGAGCGGCGCCGCCGCCTTGCTCGTCACCGCGGGCGCGTCGCTGCGCTATTTCACCGGCGTCGGCTGGTCGCCGACCGAACGGCTGGTCGCGCTGCTGCTGCCGGTCGCGGGCGAGCCGATCGTGATCTGCCCGGCGTTCGAGCGCGGCTCGCTCGTCGCCGAGCTGGAGATCGCCGCCGATATCCGCTTGTGGGAGGAGGACGCGGACCCGGTCGCCCTGGTCGTCGACGCGCTGCCCGCCGGCGCGACGCTGGCGCTCGACCCGCTGCTGCCGTTCGCGGTCGCGCGGCGGCTCGGCGCGACGCTGACGGTGACCGACGGCGCCGGCATCATCGACGGGCTGCGCATGATCAAATCGCCTGCCGAGCTCGCGCTGATGGCACAGGCCAAGGCGATGACGCTGGAGGTTCACCGCCGCACCGCGCGCATCCTCGCCCCCGGCATCCGCGCGAGCGAGGTGAAACGCTTCATCGACGACGCGCATCGCGCCTTGGGTGCGCCGGGCTATACGTTCTGCGCGGTGCAGTTCGGGACCGCGACCGCCTTCCCGCACGGCCTGCCCGGCGATCAGGCGCTCGCCGACGACCAGCTCGTGCTGGTCGACACCGGCTGCGCGATCCACGGTTACCAGTCGGACATCACCCGCACCTACGCCTTCGGCCGCGTCGACGACGACATCCGCGCGACCTGGGCGCTGGAGAAGGAGGCGCAGGCCGCCGCCTTCGCCGCGGTGCGGCCCGGCGTGCCCTGCGAGGCGGTCGACGCGGCGGCGCGCGCAGTGCTGGAGCGTGCCGGGCTCGGCCCCGACTATCGCCTGCCCGGCCTGCCGCACCGCACCGGCCACGGCATCGGCCTGTCGATCCACGAGCCCGCCTATCTCGTCCGCGGCGACACGACGCCGCTGGCACCGGGCATGTGCTTTTCCAACGAGCCGATGATCGTCGTTCCCGAGCGCTACGGCATCCGGCTGGAAGACCATTTCCACGTCACCGAGGACGGCGCCGCCTGGTTCACCGAACCGCAACCGTCGATCGACCGCCCGTTCGATCCGGAGAGTCTAACGCCCTGA
- a CDS encoding DUF885 domain-containing protein gives MSGAVIAALALLATPVAAAPATGSADARLRALYTAEYAWRKQQMPPSEDDDKNSARSLPDVGPAAQAAKLARWTQTATALAAIRPAELSPAARVDYGVYAAQIRALLAEQRFRDYEMPLTSDSSFWSDLADQAREPFSRAEDYARYLTLLRAVPRYFDQNIANMRAGLARGSTPPKVTLTGRDIGVAQVAEAGAWEGSPFYAPFRTMPATMPAATRARLRAEALAALRDAVVPAHRRLLAFLRDEYIPGARTTLAAYDLPDGRAYYQSKVAEYTTRDQTPAQVHAIGLAEVARIQARMQQVMATVGFKGDLPAFLAMLRRDPRFYAKTPQDLLDRAAWIAKSFDGKAARYFGRLPRARFAIKPVPADLAPFYTSGRGGPGVYLVNTYDLPSRALYALPALTLHESAPGHAFQMPLAAENHDLPAFRRETYLSVYGEGWALYCEALGEEMGMYETPYDLFGMLSYQSWRASRLVVDTGIHAMGWSRERAQGYLRDHTALADHEIETEVDRYIAWPGQALSYYTGELAILAARRRAEAALGPRFDIRAFHDTVLVLGSVPMPELDRRIDAFIADGGKGPYPEEGR, from the coding sequence ATGAGCGGCGCGGTGATCGCCGCGCTCGCGCTGCTCGCGACTCCGGTCGCGGCGGCGCCCGCCACCGGCAGTGCGGACGCGCGGTTGCGGGCGCTCTACACCGCCGAATATGCCTGGCGGAAGCAGCAGATGCCGCCGAGCGAGGACGACGACAAGAACAGCGCGCGCAGCCTGCCCGACGTCGGTCCGGCGGCGCAGGCGGCGAAGCTCGCGCGCTGGACGCAGACCGCGACGGCGCTCGCCGCGATCCGCCCCGCCGAATTGTCGCCGGCGGCGCGGGTCGATTACGGCGTCTATGCCGCGCAGATCCGCGCCTTGCTCGCCGAGCAGCGGTTCCGCGATTACGAGATGCCGCTGACCTCGGATTCGAGCTTCTGGAGCGACCTCGCCGATCAGGCGCGCGAGCCCTTCTCGCGGGCCGAGGATTATGCCCGCTATCTGACGCTGCTGCGCGCCGTTCCGCGCTACTTCGATCAGAATATCGCCAATATGCGGGCCGGGCTGGCGCGCGGCTCCACGCCGCCGAAGGTGACGCTCACCGGCCGCGACATCGGCGTCGCTCAGGTGGCGGAGGCAGGAGCGTGGGAGGGCTCGCCCTTCTACGCGCCGTTCCGCACGATGCCGGCGACCATGCCCGCCGCGACGCGGGCGAGGCTGCGCGCCGAGGCGCTGGCGGCGTTGCGCGACGCGGTGGTGCCCGCGCACCGCCGGCTGCTCGCCTTCCTGCGCGACGAGTATATTCCCGGCGCGCGCACCACGCTCGCGGCCTATGACCTGCCCGACGGGCGCGCTTATTACCAATCGAAGGTCGCCGAATATACGACGCGCGACCAGACGCCGGCGCAGGTCCATGCGATCGGCCTCGCCGAGGTCGCGCGCATTCAGGCACGGATGCAGCAGGTGATGGCGACGGTCGGGTTCAAGGGCGACCTGCCCGCGTTCCTAGCGATGCTGCGACGCGATCCGCGTTTCTACGCCAAGACGCCGCAGGACCTGCTCGACCGTGCCGCCTGGATCGCCAAGAGCTTCGACGGCAAGGCGGCGCGCTATTTCGGGCGGCTGCCGCGCGCGCGCTTCGCGATCAAGCCGGTGCCCGCCGATCTCGCGCCTTTCTATACCAGCGGTCGCGGTGGGCCGGGGGTGTATCTGGTCAACACCTACGATCTGCCGTCGCGCGCGCTCTATGCGCTGCCGGCGCTGACGCTGCACGAGAGCGCGCCGGGCCACGCCTTCCAGATGCCGCTGGCGGCGGAGAACCACGACCTCCCCGCCTTCCGCCGCGAGACCTATCTGTCGGTCTATGGCGAGGGCTGGGCGCTGTATTGCGAGGCGCTCGGCGAGGAAATGGGGATGTATGAGACGCCCTACGACCTGTTCGGCATGCTGAGCTACCAATCCTGGCGCGCGTCGCGGCTGGTGGTCGACACGGGTATTCACGCGATGGGCTGGAGCCGCGAGCGCGCGCAAGGCTATCTGCGCGACCACACCGCGCTCGCCGATCACGAGATCGAGACCGAGGTCGATCGCTACATCGCCTGGCCGGGACAGGCGCTGAGCTATTATACCGGCGAGCTGGCGATCCTGGCGGCGCGGCGCCGGGCCGAAGCCGCGCTCGGCCCGCGCTTCGACATCCGCGCCTTCCACGACACCGTGCTCGTGCTGGGATCGGTGCCGATGCCCGAACTCGACCGGCGGATCGACGCCTTCATCGCCGACGGCGGCAAGGGGCCGTATCCAGAGGAGGGGCGCTAA
- a CDS encoding Ldh family oxidoreductase gives MTDHAGVPMTLAALRALARAKLRAVGLAEDHAEAVAETMVAGERDGCASHGIYRLLVAAASVRAGVVVPDAVPVVSRPGKALVRVDGGGGFAQLAFARGLPVLVAAAREHGIAALALNHVVHFAALWPEVEALAREGLVALACTPSHAWVAPAGGTQPVFGTNPIAFGWPRPAGDPFVFDFATSAVARGEIELHRRAGLPVPEEWGYDAEGAPTTDAKAVLDGAMRTFGGHKGSALAAMVELLAGPLIGDLTSRESLALDDGRGGSPVGGELIVAIDPAGFLGEATTAHLARAEAMFAAIEAQGARLPSARRYAARAHSLAEGVVVPAALHAEIMAIGAAA, from the coding sequence ATGACCGATCACGCCGGCGTCCCGATGACGCTCGCCGCGCTGCGCGCGCTCGCCCGCGCCAAGCTGCGCGCGGTGGGCCTCGCCGAGGATCATGCCGAGGCGGTGGCGGAGACGATGGTCGCCGGTGAGCGCGACGGCTGCGCCAGCCACGGCATCTACCGGCTGCTCGTCGCCGCGGCGAGCGTCAGGGCGGGCGTGGTGGTGCCCGATGCGGTGCCGGTGGTCAGCCGGCCGGGTAAGGCGCTGGTCCGCGTCGACGGCGGCGGTGGCTTCGCGCAGCTCGCCTTCGCGCGCGGTCTGCCGGTGCTGGTCGCGGCGGCGCGCGAGCACGGCATCGCCGCGCTGGCGCTCAACCATGTCGTCCATTTCGCCGCTTTGTGGCCGGAGGTGGAGGCGCTGGCGCGCGAGGGGCTGGTCGCGCTCGCCTGCACGCCGTCGCACGCCTGGGTCGCGCCCGCGGGCGGCACGCAGCCAGTGTTCGGCACCAACCCGATCGCGTTCGGCTGGCCGCGGCCGGCGGGCGATCCGTTCGTCTTCGACTTCGCGACCAGCGCGGTGGCGCGCGGCGAGATCGAGCTGCATCGCCGCGCCGGCCTGCCGGTGCCGGAGGAATGGGGCTATGATGCCGAAGGCGCGCCGACCACCGATGCCAAGGCGGTGCTCGATGGGGCGATGCGCACCTTCGGCGGCCACAAGGGGTCGGCGCTCGCCGCGATGGTCGAGCTGCTCGCCGGGCCGCTGATCGGCGATCTGACCAGCCGCGAATCGCTGGCGCTCGACGACGGCCGCGGCGGATCGCCGGTCGGCGGCGAGCTGATCGTCGCGATCGACCCCGCCGGTTTCCTGGGGGAGGCGACCACAGCGCATCTCGCGCGGGCCGAGGCGATGTTCGCGGCGATCGAGGCGCAGGGCGCGCGGCTGCCCTCGGCACGGCGCTATGCGGCGCGGGCGCACAGCCTGGCGGAAGGGGTCGTGGTGCCGGCAGCACTGCACGCCGAGATCATGGCGATCGGAGCGGCGGCATGA
- a CDS encoding glycoside hydrolase family 127 protein, translating into MVSRREVMVGAAALTLAGRAAAVTGGAGPARPLPLTAVRLRPSDQATAVAVNRRYLLRLEPDRLLHNVRLYAGLPPKAAIYGGWESDTIAGHTLGHYLSALVLAWQQSGDTELRRRADYIVDEIAAAQAKRGTGYVGALGRKTKEGAIVDGEAIFAEIARGEITSGGFDLNGSWSPLYTVHKWLAGLLDVHRAWGNALALAVVEGLAGYIARVFAALTPAQVQTVLGCEYGGLNESYAELYARTGAAEWLRMARLIHDDKVLDPLARGEDRLANLHANTQVPKLIGLARLHEVSGGDPAAARAARTFWEAVVGHHSYVIGGNADREYFTAPDTIAEHITEQTCEHCNTYNMLKLTRQLWAWQPDGALFDYYERAQLNHVMAQQDPATGGFTYMTPLMSGATRDFSTTANDAFWCCVGSGMESHAKHGDSIFWEGADGTFYVNLYTPADADWATRGAQVTLDTRYPFEPEATLTFNRLRRGRFPVALRVPGWASGTAQVTVNGTPVTPVLARGYATVTRAWRAGDRIAITLPLALRLEPAPGDARTVAVLRGPLVLAADLGAAETLWEQADPALVGGDLLAGFVARDPAAAHYATQGVLRPGNRDFVPFYRQYRRRSAVYFRRFDAAEWTRKEAAYTAEQARLRDVAARSVDVMHLGEMQPERDHGLTSAASYPVTYRGRTGRDARSGGWFECTMAVRTGPLLLQASYWGGERPRDFDLLIDNVRIATQHLGNDAPGRFFDVAYPLPEALTRGKRTVRVRVVPHDGSTAGPVFGLRIYTAKPGETV; encoded by the coding sequence ATGGTGTCGCGGCGGGAGGTGATGGTGGGGGCGGCGGCGCTGACGCTTGCCGGGCGCGCGGCGGCGGTGACCGGCGGTGCGGGGCCGGCGCGGCCGCTGCCGCTGACCGCGGTGCGGCTACGGCCGTCGGATCAGGCGACCGCGGTGGCGGTCAACCGGCGCTATTTGCTGCGGCTCGAGCCCGACCGGCTGTTGCACAACGTGCGGCTCTACGCCGGATTGCCGCCGAAGGCCGCGATCTACGGCGGATGGGAGAGCGACACGATCGCCGGCCATACGCTCGGCCATTATCTCAGCGCTTTGGTGCTCGCGTGGCAGCAGAGCGGCGATACGGAATTGCGCCGGCGCGCGGACTATATCGTCGACGAGATCGCCGCGGCGCAGGCGAAGCGCGGCACCGGCTATGTCGGCGCGCTCGGGCGCAAGACCAAGGAGGGCGCGATCGTCGATGGCGAGGCGATCTTCGCCGAGATCGCGCGGGGCGAGATCACGTCGGGCGGGTTCGACCTCAACGGCTCGTGGTCGCCGCTCTATACCGTCCACAAATGGCTCGCCGGGCTGCTCGACGTGCATCGGGCGTGGGGCAATGCGCTGGCGCTGGCGGTGGTGGAGGGGCTGGCGGGATATATCGCGCGCGTCTTCGCCGCACTGACCCCGGCGCAGGTGCAGACGGTGCTCGGTTGCGAATATGGCGGTCTCAACGAAAGCTATGCCGAACTCTACGCGCGGACCGGCGCGGCGGAGTGGCTGCGGATGGCGCGGCTGATCCACGACGACAAGGTGCTCGATCCGCTCGCGCGCGGCGAGGACCGGCTCGCCAATCTCCATGCGAATACGCAGGTGCCCAAATTGATCGGCCTCGCCCGGCTGCACGAGGTGAGCGGCGGCGATCCCGCCGCGGCCCGCGCCGCGCGTACCTTCTGGGAGGCGGTGGTCGGGCATCACAGCTATGTCATCGGTGGCAATGCCGACCGCGAATATTTCACCGCGCCGGACACGATCGCCGAGCACATTACCGAACAGACCTGCGAGCATTGCAACACCTACAATATGCTCAAGCTGACCCGGCAGCTGTGGGCATGGCAGCCGGACGGCGCGCTGTTCGACTATTACGAGCGCGCGCAGCTCAACCACGTCATGGCGCAGCAGGACCCGGCGACCGGCGGCTTCACCTATATGACGCCGCTGATGAGCGGCGCGACGCGCGACTTCTCGACCACCGCCAACGACGCCTTCTGGTGCTGTGTCGGCTCGGGGATGGAGAGCCATGCCAAACATGGCGATTCGATCTTCTGGGAAGGCGCGGATGGCACCTTCTACGTCAATCTCTACACTCCCGCCGATGCCGATTGGGCGACGCGCGGCGCGCAGGTCACGCTCGACACGCGCTATCCATTCGAGCCGGAGGCGACGCTGACCTTCAACCGGCTGCGCCGCGGCCGTTTCCCGGTCGCGCTGCGCGTACCGGGCTGGGCAAGCGGGACGGCGCAGGTCACGGTCAACGGCACGCCGGTGACGCCGGTGCTGGCGCGCGGCTATGCGACGGTGACGCGGGCGTGGCGCGCGGGCGACCGGATCGCGATCACGCTGCCGCTCGCGTTGCGGCTGGAGCCGGCGCCGGGCGACGCGCGCACCGTCGCGGTGCTGCGCGGACCGCTGGTGCTCGCCGCCGATCTCGGCGCGGCGGAAACGCTGTGGGAGCAGGCCGATCCGGCCTTGGTCGGCGGCGACCTGCTCGCCGGCTTCGTCGCCCGCGATCCCGCCGCCGCGCATTATGCGACGCAGGGCGTGCTGCGGCCGGGGAACCGCGACTTCGTGCCCTTCTATCGTCAGTATCGCCGGCGCAGCGCGGTCTATTTCCGGCGCTTCGACGCGGCCGAATGGACGCGCAAGGAGGCGGCCTACACCGCCGAACAGGCACGCCTGCGCGACGTGGCGGCGCGCTCGGTCGACGTCATGCACCTCGGCGAGATGCAGCCCGAGCGCGATCATGGCCTGACCAGCGCCGCCTCCTATCCCGTCACCTATCGCGGGCGCACCGGCCGCGATGCGCGATCGGGCGGCTGGTTCGAATGCACGATGGCGGTCAGGACGGGGCCGCTGCTGTTGCAGGCGAGCTATTGGGGCGGCGAGCGGCCGCGCGACTTCGACCTGCTGATCGATAACGTCCGGATCGCGACGCAGCATCTCGGCAACGATGCGCCGGGGCGGTTCTTCGACGTCGCCTATCCGCTGCCCGAGGCGCTGACCCGCGGCAAGCGCACGGTGCGCGTCCGTGTCGTGCCGCATGACGGCAGCACCGCCGGGCCGGTGTTCGGCCTGCGCATCTATACCGCCAAACCGGGAGAGACCGTATGA
- a CDS encoding DUF5695 domain-containing protein gives MTLPRLPALAALLLVGAAPAMPVTPFAVGALRGTLRADTQTLARLSPAAEPGFSFVPTAREAERAGDGYNHVGDIDIRLRSGNGPWRDFGSAHRRRPIRPLPAVRGTIAAADITATMGDGIPLAVERRWVVAGGALGLRFRLTNRSNAPVEIGGLGLPMAFDNIITGRDLDQAHAQSSFADPYIGRDAGYLQVTRLSGKGPTLLVLPGRDTPFEAYAPLADAADAPAGSVFTEKTPREQTFEGFYDWLVHSRGFAEREWRGAGEQWNLPTSRTIAPGASIEIGLRLVTAPSIRAIEPTLIAQRRPVAIGIPGYVVPTDQPATLFVRAPATIAVIDSSPAGALSVRRDGTVHGWTRLAVTSHGFGPARLTLRYADGQRQTVSYYVIRPLDATMAALGRFATTRQWYEGKGDPFGRTPAILTYDHEAQRIVDVEPRVWIAGMSDEGGAGSWVAAMMKQLDHPEPVEVAKLERLVDETVVGRLQVADGPHAGGVRKSLFYYDPARFPTLYRDPAQWKSWTAWSVRQAGDLGRSYNYPHVAIGHWVLYRLARNHDGLVTRHDWRWYLGWAQRTIVAMMRDAPHYTQFGQMEGNVFLDILADLRREGMTVEADTVEALMRRRADHWAGLRYPFGSEMAWDSTGQPEVYDWLRHFGYDRQAVQTREVILGYDPAVPSWGYNGNARRYWDFLYGGKYPRIERQIHHYGSTNNALPLFDSFRRDPADLHLLRVAYGGLMGGITNIDSDGFASAAFHAWPDRMRWDPYSGDFGMGYFAHAYAVATYLVDDPIFGWLGFGGAVTRDGGDVTIRPRDGARTRLFVAPAGQWITLEAGRIAAARYTPADGTIVLTLDPADAHTPRARLSVIRTTPRGHDYAPTTGTAERGGVTLPLGTGPTEVTLSPIG, from the coding sequence ATGACGCTCCCCCGCCTGCCCGCGCTCGCCGCGCTTCTCCTCGTCGGCGCGGCGCCGGCGATGCCGGTCACGCCGTTCGCGGTGGGCGCGCTGCGCGGGACGTTGCGCGCCGATACGCAGACGCTGGCCCGCCTGTCGCCGGCGGCGGAGCCGGGGTTCAGCTTCGTGCCGACCGCGCGCGAGGCGGAGCGGGCGGGGGACGGCTACAATCACGTCGGCGACATCGACATCCGCCTGCGCAGCGGCAACGGGCCGTGGCGCGACTTCGGCTCGGCGCACCGCCGCCGGCCGATCCGGCCCTTGCCGGCGGTGCGCGGCACGATCGCCGCGGCGGACATCACCGCGACCATGGGCGACGGCATCCCGCTCGCCGTCGAGCGGCGCTGGGTCGTGGCGGGCGGCGCGCTCGGGCTGCGCTTCCGCCTGACCAACCGTTCGAACGCGCCGGTCGAGATCGGCGGCCTCGGCCTGCCGATGGCGTTCGACAACATCATCACCGGCCGCGATCTCGACCAGGCGCACGCGCAGTCGAGCTTCGCCGATCCCTATATCGGCCGCGACGCCGGCTATCTTCAGGTGACGCGGCTCAGCGGCAAGGGACCGACGCTGCTCGTCCTGCCCGGCCGCGATACGCCGTTCGAGGCCTATGCGCCGCTCGCCGATGCCGCGGATGCGCCCGCTGGCAGCGTCTTCACCGAGAAGACGCCGCGCGAGCAGACGTTCGAGGGATTCTACGACTGGCTGGTCCATTCGCGCGGCTTCGCCGAACGCGAATGGCGCGGCGCCGGCGAACAGTGGAACCTGCCCACCAGCCGCACCATCGCGCCCGGCGCCAGTATCGAGATCGGCCTGCGGCTCGTCACCGCGCCGTCGATCCGCGCGATCGAGCCAACGCTGATCGCGCAGCGGCGCCCGGTCGCGATCGGCATTCCCGGCTATGTCGTGCCGACCGATCAGCCCGCGACGCTGTTCGTCCGCGCCCCCGCCACGATCGCCGTGATCGACAGCAGCCCGGCGGGCGCGCTGTCGGTGCGGCGCGACGGCACCGTCCACGGCTGGACGCGGCTGGCGGTGACCAGCCACGGCTTCGGCCCGGCGCGCCTGACGCTGCGTTATGCCGACGGCCAGCGGCAGACGGTGAGCTATTACGTCATCCGCCCGCTCGATGCGACGATGGCGGCGCTCGGCCGGTTCGCGACGACGCGGCAATGGTATGAGGGCAAGGGCGATCCGTTCGGCCGGACGCCGGCGATCCTCACCTACGACCATGAGGCGCAGCGCATCGTCGACGTCGAGCCGCGCGTGTGGATCGCCGGGATGAGCGACGAGGGCGGCGCGGGAAGCTGGGTCGCGGCGATGATGAAGCAGCTCGATCACCCCGAACCGGTCGAGGTCGCCAAGCTGGAACGGCTGGTCGACGAAACAGTGGTCGGCCGGCTGCAGGTCGCCGACGGGCCGCATGCCGGCGGCGTGCGCAAGAGCCTGTTCTACTACGACCCGGCGCGGTTCCCGACGCTCTACCGCGACCCCGCGCAATGGAAGAGCTGGACCGCGTGGAGCGTCAGACAGGCCGGCGACCTCGGCCGCTCGTACAATTATCCGCATGTCGCGATCGGCCATTGGGTGCTCTACCGGCTGGCGCGCAACCACGACGGGCTGGTGACGCGCCACGATTGGCGCTGGTATCTCGGCTGGGCGCAGCGGACGATCGTCGCGATGATGCGCGACGCGCCGCATTATACGCAATTCGGCCAGATGGAGGGCAACGTCTTCCTCGACATCCTCGCCGATCTGCGCCGCGAGGGGATGACCGTCGAGGCGGACACGGTCGAGGCGCTGATGCGCCGCCGCGCCGATCATTGGGCGGGGCTGCGCTATCCCTTCGGCAGCGAGATGGCGTGGGATTCGACCGGCCAGCCCGAGGTCTACGACTGGCTGCGCCACTTCGGTTACGACCGCCAGGCGGTGCAGACGCGCGAGGTGATCCTGGGCTATGATCCCGCGGTGCCGAGCTGGGGCTATAACGGCAATGCGCGGCGCTATTGGGACTTCCTGTACGGCGGCAAATATCCACGCATCGAACGCCAGATCCATCATTACGGATCGACCAACAACGCCTTGCCGCTGTTCGATTCGTTCCGTCGCGATCCCGCCGACCTGCACCTGTTGCGCGTCGCCTACGGCGGGCTGATGGGCGGGATCACCAATATCGACAGCGACGGCTTCGCCTCCGCCGCCTTTCACGCTTGGCCCGACCGGATGCGCTGGGATCCGTATAGCGGCGATTTTGGCATGGGCTATTTCGCGCACGCCTATGCGGTCGCGACCTATCTGGTGGACGATCCGATCTTCGGCTGGCTCGGCTTCGGCGGCGCGGTGACGCGTGATGGCGGCGACGTGACGATCCGGCCGCGCGACGGCGCGCGCACGCGCTTGTTCGTGGCACCCGCCGGCCAGTGGATCACGCTCGAAGCAGGACGGATCGCCGCGGCGCGCTACACACCCGCGGACGGCACGATCGTCCTGACGCTCGACCCCGCCGACGCGCACACGCCGCGGGCCCGGCTGTCCGTCATCCGCACGACGCCGCGCGGCCACGACTATGCGCCCACGACCGGCACCGCGGAGCGCGGCGGCGTCACGCTGCCGCTCGGCACCGGCCCGACCGAGGTGACGCTCAGCCCCATCGGCTGA
- a CDS encoding cupin-like domain-containing protein, with product MIDAAPPPALADPEAFRRDVMVAGRPVVARGAARHWPMLAGGRDTVVEALLAFDAGRTAEMFVGPPAIGARYHYDEALAGFNFTRTTLPFREALARVLDTAGQPDSPSLYMGSLTSENCFPGIETVVRLPFVPATARPRIWIGHASTVACHYDTMDNVACVAAGRRRFTLFPPEAIADLYVGPIDHTMAGQPVGLAVGSAPGDARFPRFDRIRDRALVVELEPGDALYVPKLWWHQVEAIGEVNVLVNFWWDGFADGPDQPYTAMMLALIAIAERPAAERAAWRAWFDHYVFRPEGHPLAFLPPARHGILDGQPESRGRIRALVMRLLRGG from the coding sequence GTGATCGACGCCGCGCCGCCGCCGGCACTGGCCGATCCAGAGGCGTTCCGCCGCGACGTGATGGTCGCCGGCAGACCGGTCGTCGCGCGCGGCGCGGCACGGCACTGGCCGATGCTGGCGGGCGGGCGCGACACCGTGGTCGAGGCGCTGCTCGCCTTCGACGCCGGGCGCACTGCGGAGATGTTCGTCGGGCCGCCGGCGATCGGCGCGCGCTATCATTACGACGAGGCGCTCGCCGGGTTCAATTTCACGCGCACCACTCTGCCGTTCCGCGAGGCGCTGGCGCGCGTCCTCGACACCGCGGGCCAGCCGGACAGCCCGAGCCTCTACATGGGCTCGCTGACCTCAGAAAATTGCTTCCCTGGTATCGAGACGGTGGTGCGGTTGCCGTTCGTGCCGGCGACGGCGCGGCCGCGGATCTGGATCGGCCATGCCTCGACCGTCGCCTGCCATTACGACACGATGGACAATGTCGCCTGCGTCGCGGCGGGGCGGCGGCGGTTCACCCTGTTCCCGCCCGAGGCGATCGCCGACCTCTATGTCGGGCCGATCGACCATACGATGGCGGGACAACCGGTCGGGCTGGCGGTCGGCAGTGCGCCGGGCGACGCAAGGTTCCCGCGCTTCGATCGCATCCGCGACCGCGCGCTGGTGGTGGAGCTGGAACCGGGCGACGCGCTCTACGTGCCCAAACTCTGGTGGCATCAGGTCGAGGCGATCGGTGAGGTCAACGTGCTGGTCAATTTCTGGTGGGACGGCTTCGCCGACGGTCCCGACCAGCCTTATACCGCGATGATGCTGGCGCTGATCGCGATCGCCGAGCGGCCGGCGGCGGAGCGCGCCGCCTGGCGGGCGTGGTTCGACCATTATGTCTTCCGCCCCGAAGGCCATCCGCTCGCCTTCCTGCCGCCGGCCAGGCACGGCATCCTCGACGGCCAGCCCGAAAGCCGCGGCCGCATCCGCGCGCTGGTGATGCGGCTGTTGCGCGGCGGCTGA